From a region of the Betta splendens chromosome 5, fBetSpl5.4, whole genome shotgun sequence genome:
- the tfeb gene encoding LOW QUALITY PROTEIN: transcription factor EB (The sequence of the model RefSeq protein was modified relative to this genomic sequence to represent the inferred CDS: deleted 2 bases in 2 codons), translated as MASRIGLRMQLMRDQLQQEEQRERQQQQNAALQYMQQRMAGPPAPTPAISTPQHYQSMQVPVEVLKVQTHLENPTDYHIRQSRRQQVKEYLSTTYATKQTVHAVVGVVPPSLPPNLGPTGGSAPAPQPLHSPHMRTEQLMSGNSAPNSPMAMLNIGSSHEKEMDDVIDDIIDMQSNYDDIQTYIDPAVQMPNTLPLSSSHLDVYTGPGMKGPGIAMTSNSCPANITIKRELSGAEARALAKERQKKDNHNLIERRRRFNINDRIKELGTMIPKTNDLDVRWNKGTILRASVEYIKRMQKDVQRTREVENNFKRMEMANKQLMLRIQELEMQARLHGLPSNSPSGLNPGDLMAAYIKQETSPEENLSLPQLQAHLHPQHLPQNQAQPQAQPHHFLPQNHVHPQAQAHPQPRQLPPLPQHVQHQPPIQFPAVGSSQPFDFTHSLDLCDGIPGFSDGMSGLGDLGGLDVNGRRSEMAFLMMDEPLSPMGRDPLLSAMSPEASVDSSRRSSFSIEDGDIL; from the exons ATGGCCTCACGCATCGGGCTGCGTATGCAG CTGATGCgagaccagctgcagcaggaggagcagcgcgagcggcagcagcagcagaacgcgGCCCTGCAGTACATGCAGCAGCGCATGGCCGGGCCACCTGCACCCACTCCAGCCATCAGCACTCCACAGCATTACCAAAGCATGCAGGTCCCCGTGGAGGTCCTTAAG GTACAGACCCACCTCGAGAATCCTACAGACTACCACATCCGCCAGTCTcggaggcagcaggtgaaagAATACTTGTCCACCACGTATGCCACCAAACAG aCTGTTCACGCAGTAGTGGGAGTGGTTCCACCCTCTCTGCCCCCAAACCTGGGACCCACGGGGGGCTCAGCTCCTGCCCCCCAGCCCCTCCACTCGCCCCACATGCGCACAGAGCAGCTCATGTCTGGAAACAGTGCCCCCAACAGCCCCATGGCCATGCTCAACATTGGCTCCAGCCACGAAAAGGAG ATGGATGATGTCATCGACGACATCATCGACATGCAGTCCAACTACGATGATATTCAGACATACATTGACCCCGCCGTCCAGATGCCAAACACA ctccCTCTGTCCAGCAGCCACCTGGACGTGTAC ACGGGTCCGGGCATGAAGGGGCCGGGCATCGCGATGACCAGCAACTCCTGC CCCGCCAACATCACCATCAAACGCGAGCTGTCAG GCGCAGAAGCCCGAGCACTGGCCAAGGAGCGGCAGAAGAAAGACAACCACAACCTGA TTGAAAGGAGGCGAAGATTTAACATCAATGATCGTATCAAAGAGCTGGGCACCATGATACCAAAAACCAATGATCT CGACGTGCGCTGGAACAAAGGCACTATACTGCGCGCCTCTGTCGAATACATCAAGCGCATGCAGAAGGATGTGCAGAGGACCCGAGAGGTCGAGAACAACTTCAAACGGATGGAGATGGccaacaaacagctgatgctGCGTATTCAG GAGTTGGAGATGCAGGCGCGGCTGCACGGCCTGCCCAGCAACTCTCCCTCCGGCCTGAACCCGGGAGACCTGATGGCTGCGTACATAAAACAAGAGACCAGCCCAGAGGAGAACCTTTCTCTCCCCCAGTTACAAGCCCATCTCCATCCCCAGCATCTACCCCAGAACCAGGCCCAGCCCCAGGCCCAGCCGCACCACTTCCTCCCTCAAAACCACGTCCACCCCCAGGCCCAGGCTCATCCTCAGCCCAGGCAGCTGCCGCCGCTCCCGCAGCACGTTCAGCACCAACCCCCTATCCAGTTCCCAGCAGTAGGTAGCTCCCAGCCCTTTGACTTTACCCACTCGCTGGACTTGTGCGATGGGATACCGGGCTTCTCAGATGGCATGTCAGGGCTGGGCGACCTGGGCGGGCTGGATGTCAACGGTAGGAGAAGCGAAATGGCATTCCTGATGATGGATGAGCCTTTGTCCCCCATGGGCAGAGACCCGCTGCTCTCTGCGATGTCCCCTGAGGCCTCGGTCGACTCCAGCCGCAGATCCAGCTTCAGCATAGAGGATGGAGACATACTCTAG